A DNA window from Phoenix dactylifera cultivar Barhee BC4 chromosome 13, palm_55x_up_171113_PBpolish2nd_filt_p, whole genome shotgun sequence contains the following coding sequences:
- the LOC103699392 gene encoding disease resistance protein ADR1-like translates to MTMPELPSLKSLKMKGTNKQLGLICNLTTLSSFSIGVNKTSNGTESPPFVQKKMTFRYFRSLENLVITASEDLTPLLDEEEETRGLSTSLHSLGIESCNWIFSPPHPLAFWKNLTSLLSLMIYHCDDLVYWPEAEFRGLNSLKNMVIYGCNKLVGPLRLPLSSSSSGDGELLPNLEVLNIYQCDGLLELPKLPASLRSLLVTNCPKINSLTEGLRHATALESVRIWFCPSLTSLPVDLGHLTALKMMSIRGLPGLESFPQGLRQLAALKGMQIINCSKLLSLPEGMQGLTALQDLCISNCPLLSSLPEGCNDDSPALSVWRL, encoded by the coding sequence ATGACCATGCCAGAGCTACCATCTCTCAAAAGTTTAAAAATGAAAGGAACTAATAAGCAGTTGGGCTTGATCTGTAATCTGACGACACTCTCTTCCTTTAGCATTGGTGTCAATAAAACGAGCAATGGTACAGAGTCGCCTCCTTTTGTTCAGAAAAAAATGACTTTCAGATATTTTAGATCTCTTGAAAATTTAGTTATTACGGCATCCGAGGATCTGACACCGCTGCTGGATGAGGAAGAGGAGACAAGAGGGCTGAGCACATCCCTGCATTCTTTGGGCATTGAATCCTGCAATTGGATTTTTTCACCACCACATCCTTTGGCGTTTTGGAAGAACCTTACTTCTCTCCTATCTTTGATGATTTATCATTGTGATGATCTGGTCTACTGGCCGGAGGCGGAGTTCCGTGGCTTGAACTCACTGAAGAATATGGTTATCTATGGTTGCAACAAGTTGGTTGGCCCCTTACGTTTGCCATTATCCTCGTCATCATCAGGGGATGGAGAGCTCCTTCCAAACCTGGAAGTGCTGAATATTTATCAATGTGATGGTCTGCTGGAATTGCCCAAGTTGCCTGCTTCCCTCAGATCACTGCTTGTCACCAACTGCCCCAAAATAAATTCCTTGACGGAAGGCCTGCGACATGCCACTGCTCTTGAGAGTGTCCGTATTTGGTTTTGCCCAAGCTTGACTTCTCTGCCAGTAGATTTGGGGCACCTAACCGCACTCAAGATGATGTCTATCAGAGGCCTTCCTGGCTTGGAATCTTTCCCACAAGGGCTGAGACAACTCGCTGCACTCAAAGGGATGCAGATCATCAATTGCAGCAAATTGTTATCTCTGCCAGAAGGGATGCAGGGCCTCACTGCCCTTCAGGATTTGTGTATTAGCAATTGCCCTCTGCTTTCATCACTCCCAGAAGGTTGCAACGACGACTCCCCGGCCTTAAGTGTCTGGAGATTGTAG
- the LOC120112938 gene encoding putative disease resistance protein RGA3 has translation MAEVLLSAFLQVVMEKAADHVLQQFGAMWGIHGKLEKLERMLSAIRDRLGDAEERQVKEAGVKSWLAALKDAAYEADDILDEFNVEAMRRKAEIQIDMIKKVRSFFSLGNPVWFRLKMGRELHAIVEKIEKLVDEGNKFGFTVKTQPQNRDRPQTHSYVDESEVIGREEDKEKIVKLLLDHDNNQNVAVLP, from the coding sequence ATGGCCGAGGTTCTTCTCTCAGCCTTCCTACAGGTGGTGATGGAGAAGGCAGCCGACCATGTTCTCCAACAATTTGGAGCGATGTGGGGCATCCATGGGAAGCTAGAAAAGCTCGAAAGAATGCTGTCGGCAATCCGGGACAGACTTGGAGATGCAGAGGAGCGGCAAGTCAAGGAAGCGGGTGTGAAGAGCTGGTTGGCAGCACTGAAGGATGCAGCCTACGAAGCAGACGACATACTGGATGAGTTCAATGTGGAAGCAATGCGGCGGAAGGCAGAGATTCAGATCGATATGATAAAAAAGGTGCGCAGCTTCTTTTCTCTTGGCAATCCAGTTTGGTTTCGCCTTAAGATGGGGCGAGAGTTGCATGCTATTGttgaaaaaatagagaaactAGTGGACGAGGGAAATAAATTTGGTTTCACCGTCAAAACCCAACCCCAAAACAGGGACAGGCCACAAACCCACTCCTATGTTGATGAGTCAGAGGTCATTGGTAGGGAggaagataaagaaaaaatagtGAAGTTGTTACTTGATCATGATAACAACCAGAATGTTGCAGTCCTTCCATAG
- the LOC103697019 gene encoding SUMO-activating enzyme subunit 2-like, which translates to MASGSQLEAIKGAKVLMVGAGGIGCELLKTLALSGFQDIHIIDMDTIEVSNLNRQFLFRQCHVGQSKAKVARDAVLKFRPHINITPYHANVKDPEFNVEFFKQFNVVLNGLDNLDARRHVNRLCLAAEVPLVESGTTGFLGQVTVHVKGKTECYECQPKPTPKTYPVCTITSTPSKFVHCIVWAKDLLFAKLFGDKNQENDLNVRSNDGTNLTAPTEDVFERRTDEDPEQYARKIYDHVFGYNIEIALANEETWKNRNKPRPLYVRDVLPDNLIQQNGSLENCVTEESVVSSMLSLGLKNPQDIWSLSENSRIFLEALRLFIEKRQKDVGNLTFDKDDQLAVEFVTAAANIRASSFGISLHSLFEAKGIAGNIVHAVATTNAIIAGLIVIEAIKILQGDFENCRMTYCLEHPSRKMLLMPVQPFEANKSCYVCSETPLILEINTRTSKLRDFVEKIAKNKLGMNSPMIMHGSTLIFEAGDDLEEDVAANYALNIDKALAELPAPVTSGTVLTVEDLRQELSCNINIKHREEFDEEKEPDGLVLVGWIAPTQKDTRLVSNGESTSTAHPAVTEMVENSDEVGIAPAKPGTKRKLSEMSEITDNVHDITPRSSRDVNDQVNPQEVEDDNDDVDDDIVILDENPETRKKKRLQ; encoded by the exons ATTGATATGGACACTATTGAAGTCAGTAACCTAAATAGACAATTTTTATTTCGACAGTGTCATGTGGGGCAATCTAAGGCTAAA GTTGCTCGAGACGCTGTCCTAAAATTTAGGCCTCACATCAATATAACACCATACCATGCAAATGTCAAGGATCCTGAATTCAATGTGGAATTTTTTAAGCAATTTAATGTGGTTTTGAATGGTCTTGATAACTTAGATGCTAGACGACATGTTAACCGCCTTTGCTTGGCTGCTGAAGTTCCTTTGGTTGAAAGTGGAACCACAGGGTTTCTGGGGCAG GTCACTGTCCATGTCAAGGGTAAAACAGAGTGCTATGAATGCCAACCAAAACCAACCCCGAAGACCTATCCTGTTTGCACCATCACCAGCACTCCTTCAAAG TTTGTTCACTGCATTGTTTGGGCAAAGGACCTGCTTTTTGCGAAGTTGTTTGGTGATAAAAATCAGGAGAATGATCTTAATGTGCGTTCCAATGATGGCACCAATTTAACAGCTCCTACAGAAGATGTGTTTGAGCGAAGGACAGATGAGGATCCTGAACAGTATGCTCGTAAAATTTATGATCATGTTTTCGGTTATAACATTGAAATTGCATTAGCTAATGAAGAAACATGGAAGAATAGAAACAAACCTAGGCCTCTTTATGTCAGAGATGTATTGCCAGACAACCTTATCCAGCAAAATGGAAGTTTGGAAAACTGTGTGACTGAGGAGTCAGTGGTGTCTTCTATGTTGTCTCTTGGTCTAAAGAATCCTCAGGATATTTGGAGTCTTTCTGAGAATTCAAGGATCTTTTTGGAGGCCTTGAGATTATTTATTGAAAAACGACAGAAG GATGTTGGGAATCTGACTTTTGACAAAGATGACCAATTGGCTGTAGAATTTGTGACTGCTGCAGCAAATATCAGGGCATCTTCTTTTGGAATTTCTTTGCATAGTCTTTTTGAAGCTAAAGGTATTGCTGGCAATATTGTTCATGCTGTGGCAACAACAAATGCTATTATTGCTGGTTTGATAGTAATTGAAGCAATCAAGATTCTCCAGGGTGATTTTGAGAACTGCAG GATGACATATTGTCTTGAACACCCATCAAGAAAGATGCTTTTAATGCCAGTACAGCCATTTGAGGCTAATAAATCATGTTATGTCTGTTCTGAG ACACCCCTAATTCTGGAGATAAACACTCGAACCTCAAAGTTACGGGACTTTGTTGAGAAGATAGCAAAAAACAAACTGGGCATGAATTCACCAATGATAATGCATGGCTCAACTCTCATTTTTGAGGCTGGTGATGATTTAGAAGAAGATGTTGCTGCCAATTATGCTTTGAACATTGACAAG GCCTTAGCAGAACTTCCTGCTCCAGTTACCAGTGGGACTGTGCTCACAGTTGAGGATCTTCGGCAGGAATTGTCATGCAATATAAACATCAAGCACAG GGAGGAGTTTGATGAGGAGAAAGAACCTGATGGGTTGGTCTTGGTTGGATGGATAGCTCCTACCCAGAAAGACACTCGGCTTGTAAGCAATGGCGAGAGTACATCGACTGCACATCCAGCTGTCACAGAAATGGTAGAGAATTCTGATGAGGTTGGGATAGCTCCAGCAAAACCTGGGACAAAGAGAAAACTATCTGAAATGTCAGAAATAACAGACAATGTTCATGATATCACGCCTCGTTCAAGCCGTGATGTCAATGATCAAGTAAATCCTCAAGAAGTTGAGGACGACAATGACGATGTTGACGACGACATTGTTATACTTGATGAGAACCCTGaaacaaggaagaagaagagattacAGTAG